From Tachypleus tridentatus isolate NWPU-2018 chromosome 8, ASM421037v1, whole genome shotgun sequence, a single genomic window includes:
- the LOC143223736 gene encoding uncharacterized protein LOC143223736 → MKFAIPRIWREPTDHSSNCYFFMVDLSKRLAEIHILPSLKCYRCSTYNTEGAGSVAPCYGYKETHLKICDLTDNYCMAMFHSVQRFSGQLG, encoded by the exons atgaagttcgctattccaagaatttggcgtgaacccactgaccactcaagcaattgctacttcttcATGGTGGACCTTTCCAAACGTCTGGCTG AAATCCACATATTGCCAAGTCTCAAGTGCTATCGTTGTAGTACTTACAATACAGAAGGCGCAGGGTCGGTGGCCCCCTGTTATGGCTATAAAGAAACACATCTGAAAATCTGCGACCTTACAGACAATTATTGTATG GCAATGTTTCACTCAGTCCAGAGATTCTCAGGCCAGCTGGGATAA